From Bacteroidota bacterium:
ATTATTTAGATTTAGGAAGAATCTTTACCTGAACTTGTCTTATAGTCTGACAAGATTTATCAACATCACGGTTTATAGCCACAAATGTTGCCGTATATGTTCCAGGGGCTTTATAATAAAAAGTGGGAAGGGCATTGAAACTTGTTAACGTAACTCCCATTTGATTTTTAATATTATTTCCCATATCAGGTTTTACTTGTTTCAGGCTTACTTTAGAAGTAATTACCCAGTCGTCATTCTCCTCATCATTAGTAGAGGTCCCAGGATCAAACACAAGAGGATATACATTAGTTATACTTACGCCATTTGCCGTTTTGACACTTGAAGCAGATGAAAATCCGGCTGTTCCAACATTCCAGACATTATATCCCGTTGTAGTATCATTTTTAAAACTGACCTGTACCCAACCTGTATATGCAAAAGCGGAAGTAGCATAACCGGAAGAAATTTGGGGGCCTGCAAATAATCCGGTTTTAGTCCCATCCGGTAAATTGTGGACAAGGGAGAATCCCTGAATCTTCCATTTTTGCTGGGCCGATGCACTCTTTTTACCTTTATAACGGAAAGCAATATTAACAGAATCTGCATTAATAAAATCAGAAAGATTTACAGAATCAGAGGTTGTGAAAGAGGTGGATACTTTGGAAGGCCATTTTGTATTACGATTGGTAATGTCCGTCCAAGTGGCATTGGCAACGCTATTCTTATCGTAACCGTTAAGATTAGTAGAAATCAACAACTGCAATGAATCACCGTTAGTCAATACCCCTTGTTGCAGGGATGTTTGGAAAACCAATTTAGCGTAACCAGAACCATCGCTGGTGCGGTTAATGTTTGCATAATTCATTCCCGGTTCTCCTGAAAAGAACTCAACCTGATCCGGGCTTCCGGTCAAATTAAATTTAACGGTATCCCCTACGGTAAATACAGAATCTGTCGGAACCGCACTAAAACCATCAGGTGCTTCTATTTCCATCCTTGAACAATTTACGAAGGCCAGGGTAAAGGAAAAGGTAATAATTGAAAATAAAATATGTTTTTTCATAAGGATAATTTTTTAAAGTTTAAAAAACCATTCGTGGTTTTAATATTACGAACCACGAATGGGATTTTGATAAATACACTA
This genomic window contains:
- a CDS encoding DUF5017 domain-containing protein, whose translation is MKKHILFSIITFSFTLAFVNCSRMEIEAPDGFSAVPTDSVFTVGDTVKFNLTGSPDQVEFFSGEPGMNYANINRTSDGSGYAKLVFQTSLQQGVLTNGDSLQLLISTNLNGYDKNSVANATWTDITNRNTKWPSKVSTSFTTSDSVNLSDFINADSVNIAFRYKGKKSASAQQKWKIQGFSLVHNLPDGTKTGLFAGPQISSGYATSAFAYTGWVQVSFKNDTTTGYNVWNVGTAGFSSASSVKTANGVSITNVYPLVFDPGTSTNDEENDDWVITSKVSLKQVKPDMGNNIKNQMGVTLTSFNALPTFYYKAPGTYTATFVAINRDVDKSCQTIRQVQVKILPKSK